A portion of the Rhodococcus pseudokoreensis genome contains these proteins:
- a CDS encoding roadblock/LC7 domain-containing protein: MNTAHGSDVTRPLDWLVSNFASDVPGVSHAVLVSADGLLMAASAHLPIDRAEQLAAVTSGLASLSAGVSRLFEGGGVLQSVVEMQHGYLLLMSVGDGSHLATLTDAECDIGQVGYEMAILVDRVGASVQATARTPQGL, translated from the coding sequence ATGAACACCGCTCATGGATCCGACGTCACGCGACCTCTCGACTGGTTGGTGTCGAACTTCGCCAGTGACGTGCCCGGTGTCTCGCATGCCGTGCTGGTGTCCGCGGACGGTCTCCTGATGGCGGCCAGCGCCCACCTCCCCATCGACCGGGCCGAGCAGCTGGCCGCGGTCACGTCGGGGCTCGCCAGCCTGTCGGCCGGTGTGTCCCGGCTGTTCGAAGGCGGCGGCGTGCTGCAGTCGGTGGTCGAGATGCAGCACGGCTACCTGCTGCTCATGAGCGTCGGCGACGGTTCGCACCTCGCGACCCTGACGGACGCCGAGTGCGACATCGGCCAGGTCGGCTACGAGATGGCGATCCTGGTCGACCGCGTCGGCGCATCGGTGCAGGCCACAGCCCGCACCCCGCAGGGTCTCTGA